A genome region from Dolichospermum compactum NIES-806 includes the following:
- a CDS encoding ComEC/Rec2 family competence protein, giving the protein MMQTSGIIICLSYILGLLFTAIPWGGVWILLLGVVGAVFFRRIYANLRKFAVKREGAVGKNKVGNSWTGTPHPRIWLIAGVVGLLATIYWQLRVPQPGIKDISQFAAGDNSNLEQLVIVRGLVDSNPRVTRSQRGQFWLAATQLDEVKNDSKVLLEAGKKPVGIPKGVTGRLYVTVPILQSTGLYPGQQIAVTGFLYKPTAASNPGGFDFQKYLRQERTFAGLIGRQINILDDEHPWGWWQVREKIGRSQSRLLGVPEGPLVSAMVLGSKAVDLPYDIRDLFVKAGLAHALAASGFQTSLILGVILQLTRRTNKATQITLGSLGLITFLFLSGFQPAVLRAVIMGFAALLGLALERNVKQLGSLLIAATLLLFFNPLWIWDLGFQLSFLATLGLIVSASAITQRLDWLPPAIASLISVPLAATIWTLPRLLEFSSVIPVYSVPLNILTTPFISIISIGGMISGLVSLISPDLGSTLASFLYYPTHLLIQMVEFFANLPGSLVAVGSISILQMLTIYLLIILVCLVQWWQKRWWFAGFIAVGLVLVPIWHSANNLVRITLLDTRTEPVLVIQDRGNVAVINGGNEGTGRFTILPFLRQQGINQINWAIASKFTGYTNDAWLEIMQSLPIKNLYEYAPKLEDNIATQLLQQELQKQQGIYQSLGVGQPINTPTMTAQLINDQVPILKLQMFGQNWLLVGNIKSQQIKELIKSGDLSSPQVLWCPSESLQDLVLALKPQIAISPANNLDSKTLSLLSKGETKLFFTGKDGAIQWTPNGNFQTFIQTTENKSSVL; this is encoded by the coding sequence ATGATGCAGACGAGTGGAATAATTATCTGTCTTAGTTATATTTTGGGTTTGCTGTTTACGGCTATTCCTTGGGGTGGTGTCTGGATTCTGCTGTTGGGTGTGGTTGGGGCGGTTTTTTTTCGCCGCATATATGCTAATCTGCGGAAGTTTGCTGTGAAAAGAGAAGGTGCTGTTGGCAAAAATAAGGTCGGTAATAGCTGGACGGGTACTCCTCATCCGAGAATATGGTTAATTGCTGGTGTGGTGGGTTTGTTGGCTACTATTTATTGGCAATTGCGTGTACCTCAACCGGGAATTAAGGATATTAGTCAGTTTGCGGCTGGGGATAATAGTAATCTTGAACAGTTGGTGATTGTACGGGGGTTGGTGGATAGTAATCCCCGCGTAACTCGTAGTCAACGAGGACAGTTTTGGTTAGCTGCGACTCAGTTGGATGAGGTGAAGAATGATAGCAAGGTGCTGCTGGAAGCTGGTAAAAAGCCTGTGGGAATTCCCAAGGGGGTGACAGGTAGGTTATATGTGACTGTGCCGATATTACAATCTACTGGGTTATATCCTGGACAACAAATTGCGGTGACTGGATTTTTGTATAAACCGACTGCGGCTTCTAATCCTGGTGGGTTTGATTTTCAGAAGTATTTGCGGCAGGAGAGGACTTTTGCGGGTTTAATTGGTAGGCAGATTAATATTTTGGATGATGAACATCCTTGGGGATGGTGGCAAGTTCGTGAGAAGATTGGGCGATCTCAATCTCGTTTATTAGGTGTTCCTGAAGGTCCGCTTGTCAGTGCAATGGTGTTAGGTAGTAAGGCTGTTGATTTACCTTATGATATCCGGGATTTATTCGTAAAAGCAGGTTTAGCCCATGCTTTAGCTGCTTCTGGGTTTCAAACTTCTCTAATTTTGGGTGTAATTTTACAGCTAACAAGACGTACAAATAAAGCCACACAAATTACTCTTGGTAGCTTGGGATTAATTACTTTTTTGTTTTTATCAGGTTTTCAACCCGCAGTATTAAGAGCCGTAATTATGGGTTTTGCCGCTTTGTTGGGTTTGGCTTTAGAAAGAAATGTGAAGCAATTGGGATCTTTATTAATAGCGGCAACATTATTATTGTTCTTTAATCCTCTATGGATTTGGGATTTAGGTTTTCAACTGAGTTTTTTAGCGACTTTGGGATTAATTGTCAGTGCATCTGCAATCACCCAACGTTTAGATTGGCTACCACCTGCGATCGCTTCTTTAATATCTGTACCTTTAGCAGCCACAATTTGGACTTTACCCCGACTGCTAGAGTTTTCTAGTGTCATTCCTGTTTATAGTGTGCCTCTAAATATTTTGACAACACCATTTATTTCTATCATTAGTATTGGGGGCATGATTAGCGGTTTGGTAAGTTTAATTTCCCCAGATTTAGGTAGCACTTTAGCCAGTTTTTTATATTATCCAACCCATTTATTAATTCAAATGGTGGAATTTTTTGCTAATTTGCCAGGTAGTTTGGTGGCAGTTGGGAGTATATCAATTTTGCAAATGTTGACTATCTATCTTTTAATTATTTTAGTGTGCTTAGTCCAATGGTGGCAAAAACGTTGGTGGTTTGCAGGTTTCATAGCAGTTGGTTTGGTACTTGTTCCCATTTGGCATTCTGCAAATAATTTAGTGAGAATTACTTTGTTAGATACTAGAACTGAACCTGTTTTAGTAATTCAAGATCGGGGGAATGTTGCGGTAATTAATGGGGGAAATGAAGGTACGGGTAGATTTACGATTTTACCATTTTTAAGACAGCAGGGGATAAATCAAATTAATTGGGCGATCGCTAGTAAGTTTACAGGTTATACTAATGATGCTTGGTTGGAAATTATGCAAAGTCTACCAATTAAAAATTTGTATGAATATGCTCCTAAGTTGGAGGACAATATTGCAACTCAATTACTACAACAGGAACTCCAAAAACAGCAAGGAATTTATCAAAGTTTAGGAGTTGGACAACCTATAAATACTCCCACAATGACAGCACAATTAATTAATGACCAAGTACCAATTTTAAAGTTACAAATGTTTGGTCAAAATTGGTTATTAGTAGGAAATATTAAATCTCAACAAATTAAAGAATTGATTAAAAGTGGAGATTTGTCTTCTCCCCAGGTGTTGTGGTGTCCATCAGAATCTTTGCAAGATTTAGTTTTAGCACTGAAACCACAAATAGCTATCTCTCCTGCTAATAACCTAGATAGTAAAACATTATCTTTATTAAGTAAGGGCGAAACAAAACTTTTCTTTACTGGTAAAGATGGTGCAATTCAATGGACACCAAATGGTAATTTTCAAACTTTCATTCAGACGACAGAAAATAAATCTTCTGTTTTGTAA
- a CDS encoding DUF4079 domain-containing protein produces the protein MVSISAVLEPIAGWFRSLGVPEAVVHWGHPAMMGIVIFVVGTFVGVTGWRGKLLEDKDAAIQSRNAHRQLAPWLFIFLAGGYTGGVLSLVMQEKPLFESPHFWTGSLVLILLLINGVISLSGFFGDKAGLRAVHAYLGSTALLIMFVHAVLGFNLGISL, from the coding sequence ATGGTAAGTATAAGTGCTGTTTTAGAACCGATTGCGGGTTGGTTTCGTTCTCTAGGTGTTCCTGAAGCGGTTGTGCATTGGGGACATCCAGCGATGATGGGGATTGTGATTTTTGTGGTGGGGACTTTTGTGGGGGTGACGGGTTGGCGTGGTAAGTTGCTAGAGGATAAGGATGCGGCTATTCAAAGCCGTAATGCTCATCGTCAATTAGCTCCTTGGTTGTTTATATTTTTGGCGGGTGGCTATACTGGTGGGGTTTTGTCGTTGGTGATGCAGGAAAAACCACTGTTTGAAAGTCCTCATTTTTGGACTGGTTCGCTGGTGTTGATCTTGTTATTGATTAATGGTGTAATTTCTCTGAGTGGATTTTTTGGGGATAAGGCTGGGTTGCGTGCGGTTCATGCTTATTTAGGAAGTACGGCACTTTTGATTATGTTTGTTCATGCTGTTTTAGGGTTTAATTTGGGGATTTCTTTGTAA
- the glyQ gene encoding glycine--tRNA ligase subunit alpha: MNFQSVIAILHQFWGQRGCLIAQPYDMEKGAGTKNPHTFLRALGPEPWAVAYVEPCRRPTDGRYGENPNRFQHYYQYQVLIKPSPDDIQEIYLDSLRALGICPEDHDIRFVEDNWEDATVGAWGTGWEVWLDGMEITQFTYFQQCGGIDCRPVSIEITYGLERLVMYLQQVEAITKIQWTDNLTYGDVHLQGEIEQCTYNFEASNPEMLLTLFGLYEQEATQLTERGLVLPSLDYVIKCSHAFNLLDARGVISVTERTRYITRIRHLARKVAHLYVEQREKLGFPLLKNRLS, from the coding sequence GTGAATTTTCAGTCGGTAATAGCGATATTGCATCAGTTTTGGGGACAGCGGGGTTGCTTAATTGCCCAGCCCTATGATATGGAGAAGGGCGCTGGTACTAAGAATCCCCATACTTTTTTAAGGGCTTTGGGTCCTGAACCTTGGGCTGTGGCTTATGTTGAACCTTGTCGTCGTCCGACTGATGGACGTTACGGCGAAAATCCGAATCGGTTTCAGCATTATTATCAATATCAAGTTTTGATTAAGCCTTCACCAGATGATATCCAAGAAATTTATCTAGATTCTTTACGGGCGTTAGGGATTTGTCCTGAAGACCACGATATTCGGTTTGTGGAGGATAACTGGGAAGATGCGACGGTGGGGGCTTGGGGTACGGGCTGGGAAGTCTGGTTAGATGGGATGGAAATTACTCAATTTACATATTTCCAGCAATGTGGTGGTATTGATTGCCGTCCTGTGTCTATTGAGATCACTTATGGTTTGGAGCGATTGGTGATGTACCTTCAGCAAGTGGAGGCAATTACTAAGATTCAGTGGACGGATAACCTTACTTATGGTGATGTTCATCTTCAGGGTGAGATTGAACAGTGTACTTATAATTTTGAAGCGTCGAATCCTGAGATGTTGCTGACTTTGTTTGGTTTATATGAGCAGGAAGCTACTCAATTAACGGAACGAGGTTTGGTTTTACCTAGCTTGGATTATGTAATTAAGTGTTCTCATGCTTTTAATTTGCTTGATGCTAGGGGGGTGATTTCGGTGACGGAACGGACTCGCTATATTACTAGGATTCGGCATTTGGCTAGGAAGGTGGCTCATTTATATGTTGAGCAAAGGGAAAAGTTAGGTTTTCCGTTGCTGAAGAATAGGTTGAGCTAA